Part of the Quercus robur chromosome 5, dhQueRobu3.1, whole genome shotgun sequence genome, ATTTTGCTTCCCCTCACCACTTTGCATATGATTTGGCTTCCCCTCACCATCTTTGGATCCATCATCTGAATTTGCTGTTGAGTCCTTCTTAGACTCAGCATCACTTTGATCTATACCCCAACCCATGAAATCAGACAATGTCATTGAACCAGGTGTCTCCGGGTAGTTCTCATCTCTAGGACTGGGAAAACTATCTGGACTTGCATTTTGTGGATAATCTCTTAAAGGGTGTCTTTGAGTTGCCGCATGTGATGGATTTTGAGTGACAAAATCAGCATAGAGTACATCCTCGATACGGGACAGAACTGTGAAGGCCAAGCTTTCTAATATTCTTGAATAACTCTCCAGAACAGCCTGCCCAACATCCTGCAAAGCCAAAACAAATTCCTCAACAGAATTTCATAGGATTTGAAAAAGTTAGTTGAAACGTGCAATAGGTATAATCATTTTTCTTATAGTAGCATTTGGCTGTGAACAAACCATGGATTATGTGTTTCTTTGAGTTCATAAACCCTAACTATGTCTGCTGGAATGATGATCATTGAACTGCCACTGCAAAAAGTGTCCTAGTACAACATATAGACTTATATAGGATCATGCAGAATATATTCATACAATCTATGAAGCATGTGGTTTAATTCAATACAATTATCAAAGAAGCAAGAtcctaacaaaaacaaattaccATTCATGGAAATTTGTGTGGAAAGGCAGAATGATGTAAACACCTAGATATAAAACTCATTTCAATTAAGGGGAAAATATGGAGACAAAAGTGGTTGTACCCGGTTGAATTGGATTTTGCTAATATCTAGTGAAGATTGAGGAATCCCAGGAAACCGCTGCTTGAGGAGGAGTAAAATGGTCTCAGCTCTCTCTTCAAAGAGTTCTCTTTTCTCCAAGCTCACAGCTGAACCCCAAGCAGATTTTCCATCTTTTTGGTTCATCTTCCTCTTCCATATCACTATGGAAGCCTCAATTCTGTTCTTCAGGTCTAGGATTCTGTGCTCCGATGATAAGTTCATGGTGGATAGAAACTGGCTAGGATCAAAGAATTCCACTGTAATACTCTTGTAGATTGAGTCCCCGAGGCTTGCCCTCCCATTCTGCCATAGCACAACATGAAGGCGAAAAAAGGTTATGAAGGAATTGTTAAGGCACTTAAATTGTATGCAACATTTATATGAGTCTTTTCATATTTCCTTGCCTTTGGGAGGGATTCAATATAGTTTTCAGGGATCTCCATTTCAGATAGAACTTGAGCATTTATGGCCATGGCTGCTTTAAGCACTTGGTTCACACAATCTTTTTGATACTGCAAAAATTTTCTTGACATTTCAGATAGACCTTCTTGGGGAACTTTAGGAGTAGGTAGCCACCATTTGTCATCTTTCCTCTTCGCATTCCCTTTCTCTGATTCATCAGCATCTTTTGACACATAACAGAATTCATTTTGGTCCTTGAAGTTATCCAGACAATCCTGCTTATCGTAAGCTGTTGTTAGATAAAATCATccattgtaatttattttaaataattatcaaaGTATGGAAAGGATAGGTTCCTATAATTGTTTGTTGAGCATGAAATGTTTTTGTTCTTACAATAAGCATTGCATCAAGCTTGCGCAGAGCAGGAATGTTCATGTGTAGATCAGTTCGTTGCCTTGTCACCATTATCTGTTaaagcataaaacataaactCCTATCAAGATGCTTtatgagagagacagagagagaggtGGGGGGAGGAGAGATTTACCTCCATATTAGCACCATCTTTGGACTTTTGTTGAGAAGGAGTAAATTCAACAACATAATCAGTGACGCATAGGAGCCAATCGATTTCTTTTCTCCACCTCGCTTTTCTTTCGGCTGACATAGGCTCTAGTCGCCATTGTTCACCAAAAACAGAAGCTGCATTGCAATAGAAAAGTgacaaactttttttctttttcatttctcatgTTTTCCAAAAGGAAGCAAGAAAAGAATAACCTATCATCctaaaactctaatttttacCAAATGAGCCTAGGAGTGTGTACCAAAAGTGGTGCTTTTTCTTCCTTGAgccaacaaaagaagaaaattccaAACATTCAATCAACACTATTACAAGTTATCTGGTGGATGGAAAGTGAGTAGATCTCAACATACCAGCAAGGTTTGTAATGGCATTTGACAATGCCAAGGCTGATGAAACACCTTTCCCTCCACCAGACATATCTTCACCCAATAGTAATTTAGCAAACCTTTCTTTCATTAGCTCCATATctgaatcaaacacaaacaagaaaaCGGAATCGAATCAGAATCAAGATATATATGATGGACACAATCCATACaagatatatattttgtttttatatgtcTCGAATTCATGCATGCATTCAAGATAATTAAGGGCAAAGCATGGGACAAATCTCTTGTATCAACATGTTTGCTAATGACGAGAAATTGAGATAACTTGCTGCAGTTTCTTGTCCAAATGCAAATCGAAAAGTTTCTAAATGTAGCATGTAATTCAATGATTACAAAAACTAAATGTGACTTGCCTGAGGGTTGCTTGTCTTTGGCTTCTGTGGGTGCAGCTTCATCTTTGTTCAATCGTAATTTAGgacctttttcatttttacttaATGTAGAACCAATTTTCTGTCTCTCCAATGGACGATCATATATAGGTCCAGATAGATGACTCCTTGCTGCTATCCTATTATCATCGGTAGGTTCCTCTGTGTCACCAGAATCAAAACTCGTACTCTTTGAATGCCGCCCTGCACTAGTATCATACATCCCTTTGAAATGAAACAATTTAGACTTGtaatcctctttttcttcttccattgCCCGAACCATTCTTAATTTTCTCAGGAAAACTTTTACAGAATGAACTAGGTAGAACACATGGGAGTTCGACCTCTTGGATCGGACGGGAGAGGAAGCAATTTTGTCTGTTGTCTTTGAatactagagagagagagagaaatggaaaAAGGATTGGTGGAAAGCCTAAGGTCCAAATGAAgaagatgcttttttttttttaagaattattttttgtgtgtgtgtttgtgtggaGGTGAttgtttgttgggtttgtgttaaattttttttttctttttattttatttatttaattttttttttattttttatttttggtgtttgggtTGCTAGAACGTGGGGTGCATGTAATGAGAATTGCGGTGAGTTAAGAgtgataaagaaaacaaaagctgGATTGGTTTTGTGTTTGGGGGATTTGTTTTTGACGTGTGAATTGGATGGTTGAGGTTTTAATTTGAAGGTCAAATGAAGCTAGAATCCAGGGCAAGACAGTCATGCATGCTaaccacctctctctctctccgaaaTCGACGGTTCAGATGGGTCAATAGGCGGCTCAAAGATATGTGCATATCAGATATGaagaggagaaaagaaaacagaCTTGTTAAATAAATCTGTCTTATTATAAGTTGGAACAACTTTGtactaagtttttaatttctgtCAATGTGCCATCTGCATATgtcaattctttcttttatttatgtctatgttgtaaacttgtaattgaataaattttgattatgttTATAATATGGGGTTTTTACATATAATAGAACAGAAAAAAGACTGCTATCTCTCTAGCTATGTAACTATTAATCTGAATtgaatctaaaaataaataaataaacaaactattGATTTGAATAGACTCCCAATGACAATTTAAAACAATTGAAGCAAATAATGAATGTGtatattttattagaaaaaaaaaaattttgttttgcttCTATAATTACCACATTATTGATCACCTTGTAAACTATGTTTACTGGTATTGTTAAAAATCTGAGTTTCTAATATCACATTATAGAAAGGCACATTGGTTGTATACCAgacaactaattaatttagCAGTTATCATATTCTCATGAGTCATGTCACATTGGTTGTCATACACAATGACTGTTTTTTCTAGGGAAGGGCTTGTGTCCAGTGAAAAATTTCACTGGACACAAGCCGCACCGTACCTTATCCAACTAAcctttcctctttctttcttctttcagtttaaTGATTGGTCTGAAACTAATGGATTCAATTCCTAGGACAGAGGAGCCAAGACTTTTGCAGGGGTGTCCGTGTTCATGCCTAACAGATACAGGTCTTGCACGTGAGTCCTAAGtttgctatttatttatttattttgagaatgaGTTCGAAGCATACttattagatatatataaataaataaaaaacaaattatattttatttaaaaattgtgtaCAAAATGTACACttcattagtaaaaaaaaaaatgagtacaagaACCCGaaagaaatgagagagaaaataaggatgaaccaaaaaagaaaagaaataaaaatgacataaacgaaaaaagaaaaaaaaaaggatgaaaaaaaaaaaaaaaaactttactgtGCAAAGACAAGTTCGTCCAAAATACAAATCACTTTGGTGTTCCCCTTTTCTCTCCATATTTCTCTCTAATATTTCTCTCTAATTTGAGAAGATTGCATTTTGGTGGATCTGAGAAAAAAACATTCGGGTTTCACCAATTTTTCCTCCCCTTTActctctcaaccaaacaacACAAAAGTCATTTTATCCTTCCCtttttctattctctctcaaattttttcaatCAAATGAACTCTTAGTCTAAGTCAAGACAAGGAGAGGCAGAGCCAACCCTAGGATTTAACTTTGGGGctaaaatttgtattatgtaTGACGTATGTACACCCAGACATGCCAATATTTGAGaccaatataaagaaaaaaaaccattcataaaattactaaaactaTACCATAACGTAACATAACTAAGAAAAGATACCTATGTATTATATTGCGCTATTTtgtagaggtttttttttttttttttttttttttttaaactcctAAATGagccaattttttatttttattcaaagcccaattttcatttaTGAATGGAATAATTTTTAGTGGTATGATAGAACTAAAGTACCATTTAtatacattctcaaaaaaaaaaaaataccatatatatattttaattttagttaatataaatctataaaaattgttcaaaatTGTGATAAGATTTTGTTATCACGGAATCTTGAAAGGGATAGCTGAATTTGAGGACAGTTGCCCTCCAAAAAAGCTGGGGTTTAGAGAGAGATACAGTAATGAACCATTGTAATTGAATTCTTATTGCTATACCTTCCCAAATCGGTGCAGGGGTATTTATATAATTCAACACTGATCAGTTGTACGCTACTAATAGAATACAAGGGTATTATCGTTATTATCCATCACTTACTAACTAGCTAACTAACATAACTAACTCTAACTAATAACAGTGAAGAAGCCACATCAGCACAACTCCTCAACAGTTTCCCTTtactatttatataatatttttttttatatgaaattcaTTTCAATCTTTCAAGTTTACTTTCACTTAATtaagtcctctaagtttcaaatttattcaattcaagccTTATGTCCAATTTCGTTAAAaaatttccctttaaaaaatattattttcaaatgaaaaaatctacaaagttaataaaaatattttatagattttttatgtaagaattttttcaaaaaatatttttttcattagttaattgcatacttaatggaaatttttttaacgaAATTGGACAAAAGACTTTAATTGAATAACTTTGAAACTTAGAAGACTCaattaaatgaaagtaaagttaaaaaactaaaatgaatttcAGTCAAATTTAGAAGGTGCATTTTGTATTTTagtctaaaattttttattattagttaatataaatctataaatTGTTCAAATTGTTATAAATTTATGTTATCACATAATCTTGAAAGGGATAGATGAATTTGAGGACAATTGATTTTAGACTTTAGAGAGAGATAGAGTAATGAACAGTTGCAACTGAATTCTTATGACTTGAAGTTCCCAATCAATGCAGGGGTATTTATACATTTCCACGTAATCCACACTGTTCAATTAGACACTACAAACAGAACACAAGGGTATCATTGTTATTACCTATTACGTTACTTACTAACTTGCTAACAAACATAACCAACTCCAACTACTAACAGCTAAGCCACATTAGCACAGCTCCTCAGCAGTTTCCTTCTATACATAACAATGTCTTAACAATACCTTCCCCTTCAAAGCACTTTGATTTTTAAGctttgatttttggattttactaatgtgtgccctaaagattttactaatgtgtgcccttagggcacacattaatttccatttttggaaaaatttttatcgagaattaaaaaagtaataacagttttttcaattttcaagaaaatgtttccaaaaataagaagtttaatgtgtgccctaagggcacacattaaccggactCTTGATTTTTAAGCATATAAGTGATGCTTCGCCAATAAAGCCAAGAAGGTTTGAAGATGCTCAACATAATACATCAAGGTTTGACTATAaaccaaaatattatcaaagaaaacaaataattgaCGTGGAATGTTTTCAGAAGTGAGTATACATGTAAActagaaaaagtaagttttttatgctaaaattgACATAAATTTTTGCACGAGCTTATGCGAAAGCTCTATAACAACTTTGCAAATTAACACATCTTTAGATTGACTAATGTGGGTAATTTTGGAACTTTAATGTGTTAAATTGagccatttttctattttgcattcTCTGATACAAATGCCCTTAACCTTCTCATCGGTTGTCATTTGcaactttaaactttttttattataaattttttgtatttgagataaaattttactctaacttaattcTAGTATATATGTGAAACTCGCATTGGAGATTTGAACAATTGAACCTCGACTCTTGCCCTCTTACACCCGACAAACACTTATATTTATAAAGTGACCATTACATCAAGAATACACGTAGTAGTACTTTCTCATTCCTTCCAAGGTAGTGCTTTTGAACTGAACTTACAATAATTATGGAAAAAGTAAATATTACACCACATATTCGGaataatttaatcttttagttagtTAATTTCTTGCAATTTTCAAGCAAATTTGATCGCATGCTCTTACGCTCTTAGCCAAAGATAGGAAAAGCATTCAATGCCTCTCCATTTTTGCCATGGCTATTATAAAATGgagtaattttcatttttttttttaaatcctaaaatTATTTCGTACATGCCCGTGAATAATCCAAAGCTTTTCTCCGTTCTTGCTATGGCTgctaaaaaaaaggaataattcccatttcaaaatatatttcttcctaaaattataataaataatttgaacAAGCCCGTGACTaatccaaaaaaacaaagttattCCAATTTTCAAGATGCCCGTGGGGCTGtgactaaaaattaaaattttcccaGCTAATCCTCTCCCGTGTCCGTGTGCAATGATACTCCACCAAGTTATCTCGTGTCTTAGAATGAATTACCCAAAACGCATGTctgttttattaaaataaaccaatctaacaaaaaaaatgcagatTCCCAATTCCCATCCAATTAATTATTTCCCCCATATGCTAAGAGAAACAATTTTTGAATATTAGTCAATGCTGAGGTAGGTAATTGTTAATCCAGTAAAAATTGTGGTGCCCATCTTTTTTACTTGAGCAATGAGATTCCTCATATAAGATTATTAACATTGCCTAGCCTCTATGGTATCACAGTTAATTGTTAACTGCTAACAAGTTATTTTTCTTACCTAATTATTAACAACTagtatcattttctttttctctattcctTTCCATCTCCTCCTCGTTTTAATGTATTATTCATTTACATTATTTTATGAACTCTTAAACAGATTACTAATATTTGTAccaataatttttcttaatctaaaaaaagtataaaaaaaaataaaaatagaaaataaacaGACCATGCTTCCCtacaatgaaaaagaaaaagggccAGCTAATGAAATCATTATTTAAAATACATTACCTATTActaaagatagaaagaaaagaaaagtgcatTGACCCTAGtgtatttctttatatatttatgggtaaaatacaaaaattcacCCTGAAGCTTTGTGCTAATACTAGGTAGTACcatcaagatttaaaaaaaaatctaatgtgtTCCATAAATACAAATGATACTTAATATTGTTCAGGGGTGGCCCAAGGCCTACGCCTAAGGCCCactgccaaaaaaaataaaattaccctTAATGAAAAAGGCCACCTCTTTTGTtatagggataattacacattatCCATTTGTGGTTTACCTCTAATTCTaagtgcctacccgtggtttgaattttgacactttgcccacctgtgattATCTCCGTCTATGTGCCGTGTgcccacctctgttaaaattaagggtaaataggtatttttACACCcgttttatgtctctctcctcccaaaaaaaaaaaaaaaaaaaaaaaaaaaaaaaaaaaaaaagagaaaaacaagattaaaatataGTATTGGTTTCTCATTATTcacaaacatgaagaacatacacaaacatgaagaacataaacccagaaaactaatacaaatcaaatgAAGCAAAACCATGAGAGAAGAACaaactaatacaaatcaaatgaagcaaaaccatgagagaaagagagttcttcatcatcttcctcatACTTATTTTTTGTGCCTGTActaagaaatttattaaaatcaaaacataacACAATTTAcaacatgaagaacatagacccaaaaaaatcaaactcaaatcaacctccacaaatatatatttacctTGTTGTCTCTCTTTCACCACAATGATTACTAATttgttcaaagaaaaaaaaaatcaaatggccGACCACAACAAACCCAGCCATGGCCGACCActccaaaccccaaacccagcCATGGCCGACCACTCCAAAGCCAAACCCAGCCATCCATGGCCGACCACTCCAAAGCCAAACCTAGCCATGGCTGACTACACCACAACAAACCCAGCCATGGCCGACCACTCCAAAGCCAAACCCAGCCATGGCCGACCACTCCAAACCCTCCCAGATCTAGCTTTTCTCTTGCTCTTCTAGCGTTCTTTTCACCCACTACGAAGCCATGGCCGAAGCAATCCTTTATGGCGCTGCAcagaaaatcatcaaaaattTGGGATCCCAGATTTTCCAAGAGATTGGATTGCTCTGGGGTGTCCAAGACGAGCttgaaaaattgaagaacaCAGTGTCCGAGAAAGAATTGGAGCATCATTTACAgcagagaatatatatatatatatatatatatatatgtttagagaTGATCGGTCACAAAAAGAATAGTGGACACAAGTCACAAGAAGAAGAGATTGAATTGGATAACTTCATATTCATGattaaaagaataagaaagTGT contains:
- the LOC126725449 gene encoding rop guanine nucleotide exchange factor 12; translation: MVRAMEEEKEDYKSKLFHFKGMYDTSAGRHSKSTSFDSGDTEEPTDDNRIAARSHLSGPIYDRPLERQKIGSTLSKNEKGPKLRLNKDEAAPTEAKDKQPSDMELMKERFAKLLLGEDMSGGGKGVSSALALSNAITNLAASVFGEQWRLEPMSAERKARWRKEIDWLLCVTDYVVEFTPSQQKSKDGANMEIMVTRQRTDLHMNIPALRKLDAMLIDCLDNFKDQNEFCYVSKDADESEKGNAKRKDDKWWLPTPKVPQEGLSEMSRKFLQYQKDCVNQVLKAAMAINAQVLSEMEIPENYIESLPKNGRASLGDSIYKSITVEFFDPSQFLSTMNLSSEHRILDLKNRIEASIVIWKRKMNQKDGKSAWGSAVSLEKRELFEERAETILLLLKQRFPGIPQSSLDISKIQFNRDVGQAVLESYSRILESLAFTVLSRIEDVLYADFVTQNPSHAATQRHPLRDYPQNASPDSFPSPRDENYPETPGSMTLSDFMGWGIDQSDAESKKDSTANSDDGSKDGEGKPNHMQSGEGKQNHIQKLANLVTNKRISYLDNLSGLRSPTARH